Part of the Chlamydia muridarum str. Nigg genome is shown below.
AAAAATTCTTGATAAAAACATCGGCAGAATAGACTAACAGGAGGATTTTCTCTCTGTTTGATTAATCGAATGAGTTTGGCATTGGGGGAGACTACATATTTTGAAAATAGGCTGGGAGGTAGTCGTAAACTAGAAGATTCAAAAAGTTGTACAGCTGAAGCTCCTGCTTGTACTTGTAGCTGGAGATAAATGGCTGTGCCTTTAATAATTTCATTTAACAAAGCTTCGAATTTATCAGGGTACTGATAAAGGAAAGCTATGGTTTTAGAACAGTCTTTAGATGCTCCACCTTCTATGAGATAACTAGCGAGAGTGAATGGCGAGGCAGCAAAGGCTATCAGAGGGACAGTTAATCGTTTTGTGAGTTTCTGGATAGCTTCAATTAGAAATGAGAAAGTAGAAAAAGGATCCTCAGTGAAAACAAAAGGCTGATGGGGGGAATAAATAATCTCTGGCCCAGGAGCAAAGCGATACTCTATTGCAAATCCTTCTAGAATAGAGAGGATATCTGTAAAAACAATAGCAGCATCGACTCCTAATAAAGAAGGCCCTAGCAAAGTTGCTTCTATAATAGATTCTGTGTCGAGGAAAAGTTCCTTTAGAGGGCGATTGGTTTTTAATTCTTGATATTGAGGCATGTATCGCCCCACTTGACGAAGGAGCCATACAGGAGGGCGGTGTTGATTACTAGGGGAGATGATGTCATAAAAGCCCGCCATCTGGAATCCTCCGTCTCTATTATTTTTTGGGGAAAGCTTTTTCTATAGATTCTTGGACCTCTTTCACCAAAAGTGTTGGTGTTGGGGACAAAGAATAAGGTAACGTTTTTTGAACCTGCTTCTCTTTATCATGATATTGCTGGATGTATAAAGCGTTCCCTGTTCCTTTAATACTAGAAAGATGGTATTCCAGTGCAATTAAGCGAATTTGTGCTAAAGCAAACAACCAATAAACTTCTTCTGGCAAAGGTCCAAATCTATCTCTAAGTTCTTCTTCTATAGCTTCTAACTCTTCTTTAGATTCTGCATTTCCAATTTTTTGGTAGAACTCTATGCGCATAGACGCTAAGTCGATATAGTCTTCAGGAATACGCGAATGATAAGGGAATTCAATTCTCACATCATCATGGAAAAGCATGGGTTTTTTCTTATGTTTCAGAGCGGCCACAGCTTTTTTCAGTAATTTGCAATACAGGTTAAAGCCAACAGCGCTAATATGTCCAGATTGATCCGTTCCTAAAATATTCCCAGCCCCTCGAATTTCTAAATCATGAAGAGCTATTTTCATTCCTCCTCCATATTCCTGTTTATTTAATGCCTCTAGGCGCTTAGAAGCTGGACCTGAGAGGCGATCTAAATGGGGGACGAGAAAGTAACAGTAGGCTTTTTTATTCCAACGACCAACACGACCTTTCATTTGATATAAATCCGCCATTCCGAATTTATCTGCATGATCGATTAAAATGGTATTTGCATTAGGAATGTCGATACCATTTTCAATTAAAGCTGTGGCGACGAGAACATTGGTTTGTTGAGTTTTAAATTTGTAAAAAATGTTAGCAAGTTCGTCTGAATGCATTTGTCCGTGGGCAACCCCAATACGAGCTTCTGGAATCAAAGTTCGAATGGTTTCTCCTAAACGGAAAATACCCTCTATTCGATTATGAATAACGTAAACTTGGCCTCCTCGAAGAAGTTCATGTCGTATCGCTGCAGACAAGGTTTCTTCAGTGTGCTCCATGACGAAAGTGCTAACAGGGAGCCTATCTAGCGGCGGCATCGTAATGAGAGACAAATCCCTGGCTCCCGACAAAGACAGATATAAAGTCCTTGGGATGGGAGTTGCAGAAACAGTAAGGCAGTCTATGGTGGGATACCGCTCTTTCAAAGCATCTTTAGCTTTTACTCCAAAACGTTGCTCCTCATCAATGATAAGAAGTCCGGGATTGTGAAATTCTATAGATTTATTAATGACTTTATGAGTGCCAATTAAGATATCAATCCTTCCTTGAGCAACATCCTCCAAAGTTTTTTTCATTGCCTTCCCTTGAGAAAATCGGGAAAGTAATCCGATTGTAATAGGAAGGCCGGCCATCCGTTGGGAAAATGTTTCAAAATGTTGGTTAGCTAAGATTGTTGTAGGAACCATAACGATCACTTGCTTTTGGCCGTCACACACTGCTTTTACTGCTGCGCGCATGATGATCTCTGTTTTTCCAAATCCAGCATCCCCGCAGATAAGGCGGTCCATTAATTTATCAGACATCATATCTGCGTAGATCTGATCAATAGCCTTAAGCTGATCAGGGGTTTCTTCATAGGGAAAACTTTCGGCAAATTTGATAACTTCTTCGCCATGAGTGGGATAAATGAAAGAATTTGCCGTTGAGCGTTGAGCCTCCATTTGAATGAGTTTTTCTGCATAAAGGATTACAGATTTTTCAGAAAGCTCTCGGGAGCGTCTCCATTTTGCTCCGTTTAGGTGATGTAGATCAGGCGCCTTTTCTGAAGCTCCAACATAGCGGGAAATTAGGTAAGCTTGATCTGATGGGACATACAGCCGAGCTTTATCAGCATATTCTAAGACCAAATAATCTGTTTCAATATTGAGATGATTAGGTTTTTTTTCTATGCCGATAAATTTCCCAATTCCATTGTGCAAATGGACAACGGTCTCTCCTGGGACAGGAACGTATACTTCTTCTGTTGTGGAAGAAAAATAGTTTCGCTGTTTTTGTCTGCGGAGAACCTTATTAGCAGCGAATTCAGAAAGGGAAATAGCTGCGAACCCAGATTCTACTAAAGCAAAACTAGAAGAAAGTGCTTTAGGGC
Proteins encoded:
- the mfd gene encoding transcription-repair coupling factor; translation: MDFDPTSINFSHFSLLKDSKLPSLVENLHSGAKAFIVAKLFKELRRSIVIITTPARVDDLFEDLTTLLKESPLEFPTSEIDLSPKLVNIDAVGKRDHILYSLQKQCAPVVCITTLKALLERTPSPESLLSDHLELKVGEELDPDTLVDLCKNLGYRHEALAREKGDFAFRGGIVDIFPLSSSEPFRIEFWGDRISSIRSYNPSDQLSTGKISQITISSATAIIPTDKLSHSLLDYFETFPLCIFDEVSSLEDNFSDIAGILSSLPKRFIPIQDLCRRILRESVPLFFEENLFPNLLTHKDTGCALEVFHEKISVQRVSLPFIYPHALIETSHEQNPLLAFLKTFQDFCSDRTLSLALYSSNTKSLKEAHDLTASFIKKPQIYDCPKALSSSFALVESGFAAISLSEFAANKVLRRQKQRNYFSSTTEEVYVPVPGETVVHLHNGIGKFIGIEKKPNHLNIETDYLVLEYADKARLYVPSDQAYLISRYVGASEKAPDLHHLNGAKWRRSRELSEKSVILYAEKLIQMEAQRSTANSFIYPTHGEEVIKFAESFPYEETPDQLKAIDQIYADMMSDKLMDRLICGDAGFGKTEIIMRAAVKAVCDGQKQVIVMVPTTILANQHFETFSQRMAGLPITIGLLSRFSQGKAMKKTLEDVAQGRIDILIGTHKVINKSIEFHNPGLLIIDEEQRFGVKAKDALKERYPTIDCLTVSATPIPRTLYLSLSGARDLSLITMPPLDRLPVSTFVMEHTEETLSAAIRHELLRGGQVYVIHNRIEGIFRLGETIRTLIPEARIGVAHGQMHSDELANIFYKFKTQQTNVLVATALIENGIDIPNANTILIDHADKFGMADLYQMKGRVGRWNKKAYCYFLVPHLDRLSGPASKRLEALNKQEYGGGMKIALHDLEIRGAGNILGTDQSGHISAVGFNLYCKLLKKAVAALKHKKKPMLFHDDVRIEFPYHSRIPEDYIDLASMRIEFYQKIGNAESKEELEAIEEELRDRFGPLPEEVYWLFALAQIRLIALEYHLSSIKGTGNALYIQQYHDKEKQVQKTLPYSLSPTPTLLVKEVQESIEKAFPKK
- the hemE gene encoding uroporphyrinogen decarboxylase, with the protein product MAGFYDIISPSNQHRPPVWLLRQVGRYMPQYQELKTNRPLKELFLDTESIIEATLLGPSLLGVDAAIVFTDILSILEGFAIEYRFAPGPEIIYSPHQPFVFTEDPFSTFSFLIEAIQKLTKRLTVPLIAFAASPFTLASYLIEGGASKDCSKTIAFLYQYPDKFEALLNEIIKGTAIYLQLQVQAGASAVQLFESSSLRLPPSLFSKYVVSPNAKLIRLIKQRENPPVSLFCRCFYQEFLSLYATGADTLHPDYHVELSEIYRQLGDPGSIQGNFDPALLLLPQDLLIAHLETYLAPLKQQSHYIFNLGHGILPQTPLENVQAVVKCLTSISTS